A genomic region of Danio aesculapii chromosome 21, fDanAes4.1, whole genome shotgun sequence contains the following coding sequences:
- the LOC130214225 gene encoding protein ABHD15 encodes MCVFFIYLLPSLLLVLLKLLLRWTWICHLADSTVQQLGRCMWIMACRLLKLPYLTVSEDIGECQNGIRLICKPTALANHLKKHCQALSHPPLAKWPHADPHRQIITDLLWPTKEGAELKAGVRFTRDNLLLKDGGIVAMDWAVSLPDHQAESKKNHHHLGGAAFGGLSRNLAIVIIIPNALGRVTPHLLRLCSQALQEGFYPVVFHRRGHGGCPLTTPHYQGFGNPSDLVQAVAYLRSHHPSSTLFAVSEGSGSGLLLSYLGECGSSSYLTAAACISPVFHGQLWFENKPPWLYHWIDLIYRKLQVNRYATALSCVMDVAKILHCSSLRDMEELMFCATKQLDHSLSGSMDYSRLSQKPDWTSYWEKNEPLRDADEVAVPVLCLCSQDDPLLPPVYTVPETLFHNSPYFLLALTEQGGHCGFMNEDGRGGAKSWSHSVVLEYFRIVADFFGVEEKKGLKDVPTHFGSQGLTHSASAVFSRRRRSTLLRKERAILSSRRRQVSTPSDIFEEDQEVFTWNRSYTR; translated from the exons ATGTGCGTCTTCTTTATCTACTTGCTACCTTCTCTGCTGCTGGTCCTGCTAAAGCTTTTGCTTAGATGGACCTGGATTTGTCATCTAGCAGACAGTACTGTTCAACAGTTGGGCCGCTGTATGTGGATTATGGCCTGTAGACTTCTGAAACTGCCATACCTTACAGTGTCAGAAGACATAGGAGAATGTCAGAATGGGATCAGATTGATCTGTAAACCCACAGCCCTTGCCAACCACCTGAAGAAACACTGCCAAGCTTTGTCGCATCCTCCACTGGCAAAGTGGCCTCATGCTGACCCTCATCGTCAGATAATCACCGATCTCCTGTGGCCCACAAAGGAAGGTGCTGAACTGAAAGCAGGTGTTCGCTTTACCAGGGATAACCTTCTTCTAAAGGATGGGGGTATTGTAGCCATGGACTGGGCTGTGTCTCTACCAGACCACCAAGCAGAGTCTAAAAAGAATCATCATCATCTTGGTGGAGCAGCTTTTGGAGGTCTCTCAAGAAATCTGGCTATTGTTATTATAATTCCCAATGCCCTGGGCAGAGTAACGCCGCACTTGCTCAGACTGTGCAGCCAGGCTTTGCAAGAGGGTTTCTATCCAGTGGTGTTCCATCGTCGCGGTCATGGTGGTTGCCCACTAACCACTCCACACTACCAAGGGTTTGGAAATCCCTCCGATCTGGTCCAAGCAGTGGCTTACTTGCGAAGTCATCATCCATCTTCAACTTTGTTTGCAGTAAGTGAGGGCTCAGGATCTGGGTTGCTCCTGTCATATCTTGGGGAATGTGGCTCTTCTTCCTACCTTACGGCAGCTGCTTGCATATCTCCTGTTTTCCATGGACAACTGTGGTTTGAAAACAAGCCTCCTTGGCTGTACCACTGGATAGACCTTATCTACCGCAAGCTTCAAGTAAACAG GTACGCCACTGCTTTGAGCTGTGTGATGGATGTAGCAAAAATTCTACACTGCAGCTCCTTGCGAGACATGGAAGAGCTCATGTTCTGTGCTACCAAGCAGCTTGATCACAGTTTGTCAGGCTCTATGGACTATTCAAGATTATCTCAGAAGCCTGACTGGACAAGTTACTGGGAAAAGAATGAGCCTTTGCGAGATGCGGACGAAGTGGCAGTGCCAGTGCTATGCTTGTGTAGCCAAGATGATCCTCTTCTTCCACCAGTCTACACTGTACCGGAGACGCTGTTTCATAACAGCCCTTACTTCCTGCTGGCCTTGACGGAACAGGGAGGCCACTGCGGCTTCATGAATGAGGATGGACGTGGAGGTGCTAAATCCTGGAGTCATTCTGTGGTGTTGGAATACTTCAGAATAGTTGCAGATTTCTTTGGGGTAGAAGAGAAGAAAGGGTTAAAAGATGTTCCTACACACTTTGGCAGCCAGGGCCTGACGCATAGTGCAAGTGCAGTCTTTTCCAGGAGGAGGAGGTCAACCTTGCTCCGAAAAGAAAGAGCAATCTTAAGTTCACGAAGACGGCAGGTCTCAACTCCCTCTGATATCTTCGAAGAGGACCAGGAGGTTTTTACTTGGAACAGATCCTACACCCGCTAA